From the Oscillospiraceae bacterium genome, the window GAGTTATCAAAGCATCGGATTATACTTTCTTTGCTCGTCCCGACAGACAGTCTTCAAATGCCGGATTTCCGACAAAATTTGCGGAAAGCATGGCGTGCGGCACGCCTGTCATAACCAATCTTACAGGCGATATTGAGTTATATTTGAAAGATGGTATCAACGGGCATGTGCTTGATAGCATTACACCGGAAAGTATTAATAAAGTTTTATGTAGAATAATCAATGAGTCGCCTGAAGACAGGCAGAAGTTAAGAAAGTGTGCAAGAGAAACAGCAGAAATATCGTTCGATTACCGTATTTATTCATCTATCATCGAAAAATTTTTGCAATCCATTATACAGGAGACAGAGCAATGAGTGAAAACGAAATAACAATGGTATATGGAACACGCTGCCGCTGCAAAGAAGGAAAATATTATCTAACCGGTGGATTCGGTAGGCTTGTCGATGAAATGGCTAAAAAATATGAAAGAGTGTATCTGATGATACCCGTGATTCACGTAAGTCTAGACGAAGTTTTTTCTGAATACGCACTTGAGGGAAGCAACATAACAGTTCAGGAATTAACTCCTTATTCTGGTTATATTGAAGCCATCAAAAAAACGATTCAGCTAAAGAAACAAATCAAAGAGTATTCAATGCAGTGGAAAGGTGTTGTCTATATTCGGTGGATGACCGCTTTATACGAGTATATCTATAAATGCGCAAAAAGAAAGAATCTGCAAGTATGCTTTCATCTTGTTGATGATGGAGAAACGATTATCAAAGACGGTAATAAATATAAAGGAATAAAACGTTTTTTTGCTTTATGTGTAGCTAAAAAAAATTCCAAGATTATAAAAAAAATCATGAAAACAGTTCCTACGTTGATTAATGGAAACGGAATGAGACGGTTATATCGTCAGGATAATGACCATGTAAAGGAAATCCGGACAAGTACGTTCTTAAAAAGTGAGATTACACATAATCACAAGACAATGAATAAGGACAAAGTGAACCTAATTTTTGTTGGTACTGTCAGACCGGCAAAGGGCTTGGACTATTTGCTGCAGGCAATGGACAAGCTGATTAAGTATGGCATAAATATCTATCTGACGATTGTGGGCGACGGGGATTATATAGAAACACTAAAAGAACGCGCAAAAACCATGAGAATTATCGATCGCATCCGCTTTACCGGAAGACTTGCTATGGGAAAACAACTTTTTGAAGAATATAAGCAAAGTGATATTTTTATTTTACCTTCTCTTTCAGAAGGTACGCCTCGAACTTTGATAGAAGCAATGTGTAATGGTGTACCTGTCATCGCGACTGATGCAGGTGGTATTACTTTCACAGTAAAGGATCATGAAAATGGTTTGATCGTACCTACAGCAAATGCCGAAGCGATAGTAAAAGCAATTGTAGAAATAATTGAAGATGATAATCTTAGAAATAAAGTTGTCCAAAGCGGCTTTCTATTCGCAGAGAATAATACCATTGAATCACATACAAACGAAGTTTGTTCTTTTATCCGACAATATTGCGGAGAAGGTGTAAAATGAAAATAACAGAAAAGCAAAATATGCTGCTGGAACTTATCACAAATTTTCACAAAGCATGTGTCTCATTGTGTATCAAGTATTCACTCGCTTGTGGGACTGCACTCGGTGCCGTGCGCGAGCATGGATTTATCCCATGGGATGACGATATTGATATAATGATGAGATACTCCGATTATTTGGTTATGCAAAACAGTAAGCAGACAGAGTTCAAATGGGTTTGTGCCAAAAATGAGAAAAAATCCCCTGTTATACTTGCAAGAGTATATGATAAAAACGTAGATTATGATCATCTTGAAGCATTTCCTTATATAGATATTCATGTATATGTCGGCGGGAGTGACAATGATGCCGAAACAATCAGGGCAATTAAAATAACGGATTTTTACGCAAAAGTATATTGGGTAAAATCAAGAAGATATCACAATATACTCAAGCGTAAAAAAAGTTTTATTGGAACGCTGTGTAAAATACCACTGCTTGTGGTTTCCAAGAAAAAATGCGTAGCAACTATGATTAAGTATATAGACAAATGGGATTATATCACCGCAAAAAAAATATTTCCTTTACAGGGATATTACAAGGAAAAAGAGATATTACCAAAAATGTGGTTAGAAAGCTACGTCCTTTTGCAGTTCTGTGGTGTTGAGCTATATGTTATCAGTAACTATGACGCTTACCTAAAGCAGTTATACGGAGATTATATGACTCCTGTTCGGTATAAGCGGACTTAATGGGGGAAAATCATGAAAGCATTAATACTTAATTCCGGCCTCGGTCATCGCATGGGTGTCCTGACAAGCGAACATCCGAAATGTATGACCGAAATATCAAGTAATGATACAATACTCAGCCGCCAACTAAAGCTTGTTGCCTCGACCGGTATTACTGAGGTTGTAATGACAACAGGGTATTTTGACGATGTTCTCGTCAATTACTGCAATTCTCTCGGACTTCCGCTACACTACACCTTTGTGAAGAATCCGATTTACGACAAGACTAACTACATCTATTCCATCTACTGCGCTAAGGATCAACTTCAGGATGATGACATTGTGCTTATGCACGGCGATCTCGTCTTTGAAAGCTCCGTGCTTGATGATCTTCTTGCTTGTGATCATAGCTGCATGAAGGTTAGTTCTATAATTTCACTGCCGGTAAAAGACTTCAAGGCAGTTGTACATAACGGCAGAGTGGAAAAGGTTGGCATAGAGTTCTTTACCGACGCAATGGAAGCGCAAGCACTCTATAAGCTCAATAAAGACGACTGGAAAGTCTGGCTCGATAAAATCTATGAATATTGCGAAGCCGACAACCGCAAGTGTTATGCGGAGGTCGCTCTTAATGAAGTTTCGGACAGGTGCGCCATATATGCTTATGATGTAAAGGACAGGCTTTGTACTGAAATTGATACGCCGGAAGATCTCGCTGTTGTTAAAGCAAAGCTTGCAGAGGTTGAAAGCCGCACGGTATATATGTGTTTCTCGACAGATATTATACATAGCGGTCATATCGCCATAATTAAGAAAGCTGAAAAGCTTGGAAAGCTGATAATTGGCGTCCTTTCGGACGAAGCCATTGCAAGCTATAAGCGTTTTCCGCTCATGCCGTTTGACGAGAGAAAGACATTGTTTGAAAACATAAACGGCGTAAAAAAAGTCGTTTGTCAGAACACACTCAGCTATGTCGATATACTCAGGGAGCTTCGCCCTACATATGTTGTTCACGGTGACGACTGGAGAGAAGGTTTTCAGAAGCCGATCCGTGACGAGGTGGTAAGTATACTTGCTGAATACGGCGGTCAACTTGTTGAATACCCGTATTCAAAGGACGAAAAATTCGATGAGCTTGAGAAAATGTCAAGAGCGCAGCTTTCAATGCCGGATATCAGGCGCGGACGTTTGAAAAAGCTGATCAATATGAAGGGCTGCGTGACGGCTCTTGAAGCACACAGCGGAATCACGGGACTGATTGTTGAGAAGACGACTGTATTGCAGGACGGAAAAACATATCAGTTCGATGCCATGTGGATTTCTTCCCTCTGCGATTCCACAGTAAAGGGCAAGCCTGACATTGAACTTGTCGATATGACCAGCCGATTCCGCACTATTGACGAAATTATGGAGGTTACAACAAAGCCGATCATCTTCGACGGCGACACCGGCGGGCTGACTGAGCACTTTGTATATACCGTCCGTTCATTGGAGCGCATGGGCGTTTCCATGATAATCATTGAGGACAAGACCGGGCTGAAAAAGAACAGTTTGTTCGGAACAGAAGTCAAACAAACGCAGGATTCCATTAAGAATTTCTCTGCAAAGATCGCCGCCGGCAAGAAAGCGCAAAAGACACAAGGCTTTATGATATGCGCTCGTATCGAAAGCTTTATTCTTGAACAAGGCATGGAAGATGCGCTAACACGCGCGTTTGCATTTGCCGAAGCAGGAGCCGATGCAATAATGATTCATAGCCGCAAGAAAGACCCTGCTGAGATTTTCGAGTTCGTTGAAAAATTCAGAGCAAAGAATACTGTTACTCGTGTTGTCGTCGTTCCGACTTCGTTTAACTCTGTCACAGAGGACGAGTTCAAGTCAAGAGGCGTGAATGTAATAATATACGCAAATCAACTCACCCGCAGCGGATTCCCCGCAATGCAGAGTATCGCCAAAATGATACTCACCAATCACAGAGCTAAAGAAGCCGATGATATGTGTATGCCCATTAAGGAGATAATCAATCTCATTCCGGAGGAATAAAAATGTCACAAAAGATTATGACCGGAATCGAGCATTTCGATGAACTGTGTGCAGCACTATCTCCAAAAAGTATCTTACTTGTATGCGATAGTTCATTTAGGTATCTGCCGGATTCAATTCAGAGTATTTATAGCAACCACAAGGAAACGGTTACTGTCTTTAACGCATTCACACCAAATCCGCAGTATGAACAGGTCTGTGAAGGCGTTAAGTTGTTTAACGATGAACAATGTGATGCTATTGTCGCAATCGGCGGAGGCAGCACGATCGATGTCGCCAAGTGCATAAAGTTATTCTGTAAGATGAATCCCTCCGTTAATTACCTGCAACAGGAATATAAGGACAGCGGAGTGCCTTTGATTGCTATCCCCACAACAGCCGGAACAGGCAGTGAATCAACACAACACGCGGTGATTTATTACAATGGGGCAAAGCAATCGATTTCTCACCCGAGTATTGTCCCGAATTATTGCATCCTTGAACCGTCAGTCCTAAAGACTCTCCCAATTTACCAAAAAAAATGTACAATGCTCGACGCTCTCTGTCAAGGAATCGAATCATGGTGGTCTGTCAACTCGACTGACGAAAGCAAGCAATACTCCAAAACCGCTGTAGATACTATCGTTGTAAACTATAAAGCGTATATATTTGATAATGATGACGAAGCGGCCAAGCAGATCATGTTGGCGGCGAATTACGCGGGACGAGCAATCAATATATCACAAACGACCGCTGCACACGCAATGAGTTATAAGATAACCTCTCTGTATAAGCTTCCGCACGGTCACGCGGTCGCGGTTGGCTTGCCTGTGGTATGGGAATATATGATACATAATATTACTGCTTGTGCCGACATGAGAGGTAAGGATTATTTGCAGAAAGTCTTTGAAGAAATTCCTATTAATGTGGAATGGTTCAAAGCGCTGCTAAAAGAACTTGGCATTAATAACCCGACCGCATCTGAACGGGAAAAGGAGATTGATATCCTGACACAATCTGTAAATCCTGTTCGTTTGAAGAACAACCCTGTTGCATTGAGCAACGGAGTGCTCCGCAATATGTATGAAAGGATAATTAAATGATATGAAAGTAGAAAGCTTAGTTAGTGCTCTGCAAGCCGATTTTTTCGCCGGCGTCCCTGACTCACAGTTAAAAGCACTATGCAACTATCTGATGTGTACATATAGAATAGACCCGAAGCATCACATTATTGCTGCAAATGAAGGTAATGCAGTAGGTCTTGCCGCCGGTTATCATCTGGCAACAGGTAAGGTGCCGATTGTGTATATGCAAAACAGTGGCGAAGGAAACATCATAAATCCCGTAGCATCGCTGATGAACGACAAGGTTTACGGTATTCCGTGTGTCTTTATCGTCGGCTGGCGCGGTGAACCGGGCGTTCACGACGAACCGCAACATATCTATCAGGGAGAGGTTACGATGAAGCTTCTCGAAGATATGGATATCAAGACGTTTGTCATCGGCAAAGATACAACAGAGGATGAAGTAAAAGAACAGCTTGATTTATGGAAGCCTATGCTTGCTGCCGGAAAACAGGTTGCATTTGTCGTTCGCAAAGGCGCGCTTGAATTCGACGAAAAGGTCAAATACGAAAACGCCAACACGATGCTGCGCGAGGACATTATTCGTCACATTGTGGCGGTTTCCGGAACCGATCCTATTATTTCAACAACTGGTAAAGCGTCACGCGAATTGTTTGAAATACGCGAAGCCAATAAACAACGTCATCAGTATGATTTCCTGACGGTCGGCTCAATGGGACACAGCTCATCTATTGCGCTTGAAATTGCTCTGCAAAAGCCTGAGAAGAAAATATGGTGCATCGACGGCGACGGCGCTGTACTTATGCACATGGGGTCAATGGCACTGATGGGAGCAAACAAGCCGCAAAACCTTGTCCATATTATCATCAACAACGGCGCTCATGAAACTGTCGGCGGTATGCCAACTGTCGCTTCTCAAATTGACTTTGGTGCTATTGCAAAAGGCTGCGGTTATCCTTATACGGTTCGTGTGGATAACTTTGCAGCCTTGGATGAAGAGCTCAATAAAGCAAAGAATCGCAATGAATTTTCGTTGATTGAGGTTAAGTGCTCTATCGGTGCAAGAGATGATCTAGGCAGACCTACGACGACAGCAAAAGAAAATAAAAAATCTTATATGGAGAATTTTGAGGTGTAAAATATGAAAATATACAATGATCTGATCAACAAAAATACATGCCTTTCCCTTGTAGGTCTCGGCTATGTTGGTCTGCCAATAGCTGTTGCATTTTCAAAAAAGGTCAAGGTAATCGGTTTCGATTTGAACGCTAAAAAAATCGAGCTTTATAAATCCGGATTCGACCCGACAAAAGAAGTCGGTGATGATGCAATAAAAAATTGTTCCGTTGAATTTACATTTGACGAAACGTGTCTACGTGAAGCAAAATTCCATATAGTCGCAGTTCCCACTCCGGTTTATAGCGACCATACGCCGGATCTAACCCCTGTTGAGAGCGCGAGTCGCATACTTGGCAGAAATCTTACTACCGGCAGCGTTGTTGTTTTTGAATCTACAGTTTATCCGGGAGTAACAGAAGAAATCTGTGTCCCAATTCTTGAAAAAGAATCGGGGTTGAAATGCGGCGTGGATTTCAAGGTGGGTTACTCTCCCGAAAGAATCAATCCGGGCGATAAGGAGCACCGTCTCGAAAATATCATTAAAATCGTCTCAGGTATGGATGAAGAAACGCTTGATTTCATTGCGAATGTTTATGAACTTGTCGTCAAAGCCGGAGTTCATCGCGCTTCTTCTATTAAAGTCGCGGAAGCTGCAAAAGTTATTGAAAATAGTCAACGCGACATTAATATCGCTTTTATGAACGAGTTGTCCATTATTTTTAATAAAATGGATATCGATACAAAATCCGTGCTTGAAGCCGCCAGAACAAAGTGGAATTTTTTAAAATTTTACCCTGGTCTGGTGGGCGGTCACTGTATTGGTGTAGACCCATATTATCTTACATATAAAGCCGAAATGCTGGGATATCACAGTCAAGTGATTTTAGCAGGGCGCCGCATTAATGATAATATGGGTAAATACATTACGGAGAACATCGTGAAAGATTTAATAAAAACTGAAAAGCCTGTAAAAAACGCAAAAGTCGCCATTTTAGGATTTACATTTAAAGAAAACTGCCCTGATACACGAAACAGTAAAGTTTTTGACATTGTTCAAGAGTTACGTGAATATGGCATTGATCCTATTATAGCTGATCCTAACGCAGATGCTGTCGAGGCAAAGCATCTGTATGGTTTAGAATTTGTCGATTTAAGTTCAATCAATAGCATGGATGCTGTCGTTATCGCAGTCGCCCATACCGAGTTTAAGCAATTACATATCAGCGACGTGGACAAGTTTTTTGGCGAGGGAAGAAAAATCTTTTTTGATATAAAAGGCATTTTCAACCGTCAGGAATATGAATCGGCCGGATACTGTTATTGGAGATTATGAGTATGGAGCGTGCAGCGATTATCTTATGTGCCGGTAATGGCACCCGAATGAATGACGATAAAAAGAACAAGGTCTGTTTTAATTGCGCCGGCATACCGGTCATACGCAGAATTATCACCAATATGCGTGAGGGCGGTATCACTCATTTCGTCATTGTCGTCGGTCATAATGCCCAAAGCGTCATGGATTGTTTGGATGGCGTTGATGGCATAATATATGCTTATCAACGGCAGCAGCTTGGTACCGGTCATGCAGCATTGTGCGGTTTAAAAGCGCTTGAGACAATTGGGTATTCAGGCGCTGCAATCATATCAATGGGAGATAAAATCATCTCATCTCGGGTTGTTTCCGATTTATTAAGACACGCTGAAGCCGCAAAAGCGGTCTGGAGTGTTCAACCGATTTCTGCCAACCTAAACGGCGGGCGTGTGATTACAGAAAAGGGAAAACCGTATGGCGTCGTCGAGTTTGCCGATGCCGCAATGATGGCGCTTTCGGATATACCGCAAGATCAATGGGCAACAAAGCTTGAATCGCTCGGTTTAAACAGCAAAAAGGCCGCTGTGGTTTTAAAAAAAGCTGCTCAGCAAAAGCCCGAGGGTTTGAAACTATTGAACGGAAAAACTTTTACAACACAGGAAATACTCGCGATCCCTTATGCCAATGCAGGACTTTATTGTTTAAATGTCCAATCGGCCATTTCTGCAATATCTGCCTGTAATTCATCAAACATTCAAGGCGAAATATATCTTACAGATACGCTTGAGTACTTTGCTCAACGAGATGAAGTGAAACTATACGAAGTTACAAATCCCGATGAAATGCTTACTTACAGCACCAAACCGGAACTTCGCAAAATGAGTGAGCACTTCATGCGTAAAGCATCGCAGTTTATTTCCGATATTGAAAACGGCGCACTTGATTCATTTTTTTTCGAGCTATACAGAGAGAATTCTTTTGAACAAAAGAAACGTTATTTAAATCTCATAAAATACTTTATATTAAAATACGGTGATAAGAATGTCGTTCTGACAAGAGCGCCCGGCAGAGTCAATTTGATGGGGCGCCATATCGACCACAGAGGCGGCGGAATCAATGTCATGACCATCGACCGTGATACCGTATTCATAGCTTCTCCCCGAGAAGATGACACGATCAATTTATCGAATTTTGATACCGCATATCCCGACCGCTCATTTTCTATCGGTGCTTGTCTTTCGATGGCCGAACATAACAATTGGCTTGACTATCTCACCGCAGAACCTGTCACAGCTGATTTGAAGAAAAATGCCGGTGATTGGGCGAATTATGTGAAAGCTGCTGCGCTTCGTTTTCAACTTTCAAATGATATGACACTCTGCGGTATGGATATAGCGGCTTACGGCAATATTCCTGTCGCTGCTGGACTTTCCTCCTCTTCGAGCGTTGTTGTCGCAACCGCTGAAGCCATTGTCGCACTAAATAGTCTCAATATAACCGACCGAGAATTTATTGATTTATGCGGCGAAGGCGAGTGGTTTGTCGGGTCAAGAGGTGGCGCAGGTGACCATGCAGCTATGAAATGCAGTCAGCGCGATCGGATTACGCACCTTGAGTTTAAACCATTCAAGGTTGGCGTTTCTGTACCTTTTTCAAATCAATATGCCATCATCGTCGCAGACAGCATGACCCAAGCAAAAAAGTCAGAAGGCAGCCGGGATATATTTAATGCAAAAGTTGCAACATATGAGTTTGCTTTTATGTTGCTTAAGCGTTCATATCCCGAATATGATCTGCGTGAGTTCAGAGATATTGCAAAAATCAAACCCACATCAAAGGTCTCTAAAATGCTCTTGATGCTCCCTGAAAAAGCGACTCGTAGCCAAATTTCGCAAATGTTACCCGAATATGAAAACCGTATACACCAAATATATGCCAACCACTCTGACCCAGGTGAGTACGACCTTCGCGGTGTTGCTCTTTATGGTGTTTCCGAATGTGCCCGATCTGAAAAATGCATTGAAGCATTCGAAAGCGGGAATTATACCCTACTTGGTCAAATGATGAAAATCAGTCATGACGGCGATAGGATAAAGCAGGCACCAGTAAGTGATGAAATACTAGCATCACTCGCGGATGGCAATGCTGAACTTTATCTTCAACCCGGCGCATATGGTTGTTCAACGGAGCGCATTGACGGTTTATGTGATCTTTTAAACCGGACTCCCGGTGTTTATGGAAGTCAAATCATCGGTGCAGGTCTTGGGGGATGCGTCATTGCTCTTGTGAAAAAAGAAGAAGCAGATAAAATTCTTGACATTATTCGACATGAATATTATACTAAAAATGGCTATGAATTCTCAGCGAATACTTATCTGCCTTCGTCAGGCTCTGCTGTTTTGTTTTAGGAGGAAATATGGGATATAAACACTTAAAATTTCCTGAAAATTCAATATTTTTGGTGACAGGCGGAGCAGGATTTATTGGTTCCAACCTGTGCGAAGCTCTTTTAAATATGGGTTATCAAGTTCGTTGCCTTGATGACCTCTCAACAGGCAGACAAGCGAACGTAGATATTTTTATCGGTAACCCGAATTATACGTTCCTAAAAGGGGATGTTAAAGATTTTGACACCTGTATAAAAGCCGCTCGAGGAGTTGATTATGTCCTACATCAAGCCGCTTGGGGAAGCGTCCCCCGCTCTATCGAGATGCCTTTGTTTTACTGTGCGAATAATATAACGGGAACTCTTAATATGTTAGAAGCAAGCCGCCAAAATGGTATAAAGAAATTCGTATATGCATCAAGCTCATCTGTTTACGGCGATGAACCGAACCTTCCTAAGACCGAAGGCAGGGAGGGTAATTTACTCTCCCCATATGCCCTGACAAAACGCTGTGACGAGGAATGGGCCATGCAGTATACAATGCACTACGGTCTTAATACATACGGTTTGCGTTATTTCAATGTGTTCGGTCGCAGACAGGATCCGAACGGTGCATATGCCGCAGTCATTCCAAAGTTTATCAAGCAACTTATGAATAATGAGTGCCCTACTATTAATGGCGACGGCAAGCAAAGCCGCGATTTTACTTATATTGAAAACGTGGTTGAAGCAAACCTTAAGGCCTGTTTTGCGCCGCATGAAGCCGCCGGTCAGTCATTCAACATCGCCTATGGTGATCAGGAATATCTCATTGATATCTATAATAGTTTGACTAAAGTTCTCGGTAAAAATATACAACCCATTTTCGGCCCTGATCGCAAGGGCGACATCAAACACTCAAACGCTGATATTTCAAAAGCAAGGAATCTCCTTGGCTATGACCCTGATTACAGTTTCTCGAAAGGTCTGAACGAAGCGATTTCATGGTATAAGGAGAATTTGACATAATGTCTATTTTCATTAATAATACTCTTATGATCACCGGTGGCACCGGTTCTTTCGGAAACGCCGTTTTGAACCGCTTTCTCGCCACCGACATCGGCGAAATCCGTATCTTTTCCCGGGATGAGAAGAAACAGGACGACATGCGGCATGAGTTTCAAGTGAAAATGCCGGAGGTTTCGGACAAAATCAAATTCTTTATCGGAGATGTGCGCGACCTTGCTTCTGTAAAAAACGCCATGCACGGAGTGGATTATATTTTTCACGCAGCCGCGCTGAAACAGGTACCGTCCTGCGAATTTTTTCCGCTCGAGGCTGTCAAGACCAATGTGCTCGGCACCGACAACGTGTTGACCGCCGCTATCGAAGAGGGCGTCAAGACTGTTATCTGCCTGTCAACTGATAAAGCCGCCTATCCCGTCAACGCCATGGGGACAAGCAAGGCGATGATGGAAAAAGTGATTGTCGCAAAATCCCGGACAGTTTCACCGGACAGGACTAAAATCTGCTGCACGCGTTACGGTAACGTCATGTGCAGCCGTGGTTCAGTCATTCCGCTCTGGATTGATCAGATCAATGCCGGTATGCCCATCACGGTCACCGAACCGAATATGACCCGTTTTATCATGTCGCTCGAAGAAGCGGTCGAGCTTGTATTGTTCGCCTTTACAAACGGTGTCTCGGGTGATATTCTGGTACAAAAGGCACCCGCATGCACAATCGGGGTACTTGCACAAGCTGTAAAAGAACTATTCGATCCGGAAAACAAGATAGAGGTCAAGACCATCGGCATCCGCCACGGGGAAAAAATGTTTGAAACACTTCTGACCAATGAGGAGTGTGCCCAAGCAATAGATCTTGGCGACTTTTTCCGCGTTCCCTGCGACAAGCGGGATTTAAATTATGATAAATATTTCAAAGACGGTGATACCAGCCGTAATACGCTCAGCGAATTTGATTCCGGCAACACACAGCTTTTAACGGTTGAACAAGTCAAGGACAAGCTTTTAACACTTCAATACATACGCGATGAACTCATAAGGCGAGAAAAAGCACTTCATAACGGAGGCACACAATGAACATCCTCATTACGGGGGCACGCGGTTTTATCGGTAAAAATTTATGCGCGGCGTTAAAAAACATCAGAGACGGCAAGGATAAATCGTTCGGCATGAATCCGGATATTCATCTGCTGGAATTTGATTTGGAAACCGATCCTGCTTTGTTGAATAATTATTGCAAAGATGCCGATTTCATCTTTCATCTTGCGGGGGTTAACCGTCCAACAGACAAGTCCGAATTCATGACCGGCAATTTCGGCTTTACCTCATTGCTGCTTGATACTCTCAAAAAGTATCAAAACACCTGCCCGGTGATGATCTCTTCTTCCATCCAAGCTGAATTGGATAATCCCTACGGACAGAGCAAAAAGGCCGGAGAGGATCTGATGTTTGCCTATTCGCGGGAAACAGGCGCAAAAGTGCTTGTCTACCGATTCCCCAACGTATTCGGAAAATGGTGCAAGCCCAACTACAACAGCGCTGTGGCGACCTTTTGCTACAATATCGCAAACGACTTACCGATCACAGTCAACGACCGGAGCGTTATGATGACGCTGGTCTACATTGACGACGTGATCACGGAGCTCATTTGTGCTTTAGACGGCCATGAAAACTGCAGCGGTGAATATTGCAAAGTGTCAACAGAACATAAAATCAAACTTGGGGAAATTGCCGATCTGATTTATGAATTTAAAGCAAGCCGTGATCATAAAAGCATTCCCGATATGTCCGACGAATTTACAAAAAAGCTGTACGCAACGTATCTCTCTTATCTGCCGACAGACAAATTCAGTTATCTTTTAAATCCGAACATAGACAGCCGGGGCAGCTTTACGGAAATATTGCGTACCTCCGACCGGGGGCAGTTTTCTGTCAATATCTCGAAACCCGGCATTACAAAGGGCAACCACTGGCACAATACCAAAAATGAAAAGTTCCTTGTCGTCAGCGGAAAAGGCGTGATTCGGTTCAGAAAAATTGACACCGCCGAAGTTTATGAGTATTATGTAAACGGCGGCAAACCGGAAGCAGTTGATATACCGACCGGATATACACACAACATCGAAAACCTCGGCGACACCGATATGGTGACTTTTATGTGGGCCAGCGAGTGTTTTGACCCGGACAAACCGGACACTTTTTATGAGGAAGTGTAAAATGAATTTGCAAACTCTGTTTGGGATTATAAAGAACAGGTTATACCGTGTGATAAAAGGGCCTGTTAAGTACGCAAAAAAAATAGGAGTCAACGTCAAAGGTAATCTTTATATCTACGGAAGAGTCAGCTGGAGCACCGAACCGTGGATTATTTCAATCGGTGATAACGTACATATCACTGACGGAGTTAAATTTATCACACATGACGGGGGCACCTTGTTATATAGAAGATTGATTCCGGATTTGGAAATCACGAAACCGATAACCGTCGGTGACTCTGTGTATATCGGTAACAATGTGATTATTTTACCCGGTGTTACCATCGGTAATAATGTTGTGATAGGAGCCGGAGCAGTCGTAACCAAAAACATCCCGGACAATTCCGTCGCAGTCGGCGTTCCCGCAAGAGTTATCAAGACGGCTGATGAATATCTTGAAAAGCTGAAACGTGAATCGCTGCATTTGGGCCATTTAGTCGGTCGCGAAAAGGACGCCGAATTAAAAAAAATTTATCATTACGAAGGCAAATCAAAAGGAATATATTGGTGATGTAGTAATTATGTTAAAATTAATGACGAT encodes:
- a CDS encoding polysaccharide biosynthesis protein — encoded protein: MSIFINNTLMITGGTGSFGNAVLNRFLATDIGEIRIFSRDEKKQDDMRHEFQVKMPEVSDKIKFFIGDVRDLASVKNAMHGVDYIFHAAALKQVPSCEFFPLEAVKTNVLGTDNVLTAAIEEGVKTVICLSTDKAAYPVNAMGTSKAMMEKVIVAKSRTVSPDRTKICCTRYGNVMCSRGSVIPLWIDQINAGMPITVTEPNMTRFIMSLEEAVELVLFAFTNGVSGDILVQKAPACTIGVLAQAVKELFDPENKIEVKTIGIRHGEKMFETLLTNEECAQAIDLGDFFRVPCDKRDLNYDKYFKDGDTSRNTLSEFDSGNTQLLTVEQVKDKLLTLQYIRDELIRREKALHNGGTQ
- a CDS encoding capsular polysaccharide biosynthesis protein CapF → MNILITGARGFIGKNLCAALKNIRDGKDKSFGMNPDIHLLEFDLETDPALLNNYCKDADFIFHLAGVNRPTDKSEFMTGNFGFTSLLLDTLKKYQNTCPVMISSSIQAELDNPYGQSKKAGEDLMFAYSRETGAKVLVYRFPNVFGKWCKPNYNSAVATFCYNIANDLPITVNDRSVMMTLVYIDDVITELICALDGHENCSGEYCKVSTEHKIKLGEIADLIYEFKASRDHKSIPDMSDEFTKKLYATYLSYLPTDKFSYLLNPNIDSRGSFTEILRTSDRGQFSVNISKPGITKGNHWHNTKNEKFLVVSGKGVIRFRKIDTAEVYEYYVNGGKPEAVDIPTGYTHNIENLGDTDMVTFMWASECFDPDKPDTFYEEV
- a CDS encoding DapH/DapD/GlmU-related protein is translated as MNLQTLFGIIKNRLYRVIKGPVKYAKKIGVNVKGNLYIYGRVSWSTEPWIISIGDNVHITDGVKFITHDGGTLLYRRLIPDLEITKPITVGDSVYIGNNVIILPGVTIGNNVVIGAGAVVTKNIPDNSVAVGVPARVIKTADEYLEKLKRESLHLGHLVGREKDAELKKIYHYEGKSKGIYW